In one window of Bacteroidia bacterium DNA:
- a CDS encoding T9SS type A sorting domain-containing protein codes for MHTILPTDSGYILGLRNGNGICLVDFQANIQWIKTFYDQTGMWVSYTGSNSPNALKSTGHNTFIAGGLMQNGGPTANKVFSVKYSSTFDTLYLKLLLQDTVTTNNYVNNSFINNTGNYVFFGHSGNSGLIIQTDTNSNFLDSSLILKDNEVSWFNAGLQMGNYYYLFGGTYCYAPVQVTGFDRLDGWVIKTDILGNEISDTVFGNPILFDSEFKFVLIHNNLLVTSISSGNIKHSSGAIFLSPKILILNENLSLKKEIKLNESVLIVDTMYRSYIEQIVVDFRNNLFVLKRDSKFNVNTYINGNTTSIVKLDSLYNICYSRNYTHIGGQFNSEIPLTMSTTTDGGYVFGGFVTDYTLTPSQQSWLVKTDSLGCDGFHSCNDTALVCQIIQAPDTVCKNDTSWLQVKFKGRSAPYFIYANNTLALDSVYYPYTLPLWIDTLVPYYPTTTGMQQVIVKVNDPWGWNRTDTVQIFVKNCGAGNIEEVWYPKKVEIYPNPATNELHVKIRSVIATPVSITIYDMQGKSVKQIISKQSENMIDISELQQGVYGVKVNGNGLICNERFVKVE; via the coding sequence ATGCATACAATTTTACCTACTGATAGTGGGTATATTTTGGGACTTCGTAATGGTAATGGAATATGTCTTGTAGATTTTCAGGCAAATATTCAATGGATTAAAACTTTTTACGACCAAACAGGAATGTGGGTGTCCTATACAGGAAGTAACTCTCCAAATGCATTAAAAAGTACTGGTCATAATACTTTTATTGCTGGTGGTCTTATGCAAAATGGCGGACCTACTGCCAATAAAGTATTTTCTGTAAAGTATTCAAGTACTTTTGATACATTATATTTAAAGTTATTACTGCAAGATACCGTTACTACAAACAATTATGTTAATAATTCATTTATAAATAACACTGGAAATTATGTTTTTTTTGGACATTCAGGTAACAGTGGTTTGATAATTCAAACTGACACAAATAGTAATTTTTTAGACAGCAGCTTAATATTAAAAGACAATGAAGTAAGCTGGTTTAATGCTGGTTTACAGATGGGAAACTATTATTATTTATTTGGTGGAACATATTGCTATGCACCTGTGCAAGTAACCGGTTTTGATAGATTAGACGGTTGGGTAATAAAAACTGATATATTGGGAAATGAAATATCTGATACTGTTTTTGGAAATCCAATACTTTTCGATTCTGAATTTAAATTTGTATTAATTCATAACAATTTACTTGTTACTTCAATTTCATCTGGAAACATCAAACATTCCAGTGGTGCTATTTTTCTTAGTCCAAAAATATTGATCTTAAATGAAAATTTGAGCCTCAAAAAAGAGATTAAATTAAATGAATCAGTTCTAATAGTAGATACAATGTATCGTTCATATATAGAGCAAATTGTAGTAGATTTCAGAAATAATTTGTTTGTATTAAAAAGAGATAGTAAATTCAATGTGAATACTTATATTAACGGTAACACAACATCTATTGTGAAATTAGATAGTTTATATAATATTTGTTATTCTAGAAATTACACTCATATAGGGGGTCAGTTTAATAGTGAAATTCCATTAACAATGAGTACAACAACTGATGGCGGTTACGTTTTTGGAGGTTTTGTAACAGATTATACTTTAACCCCTTCCCAGCAATCCTGGCTTGTAAAAACAGATAGTTTAGGTTGCGATGGTTTTCACAGTTGTAATGATACTGCTTTAGTATGCCAAATAATACAAGCCCCAGATACAGTTTGCAAGAATGATACATCTTGGCTGCAAGTAAAATTTAAAGGAAGAAGCGCACCGTATTTTATATATGCAAATAATACTCTTGCATTAGATTCTGTTTATTATCCTTATACCTTACCTTTATGGATTGATACTCTTGTGCCATATTATCCAACAACAACAGGAATGCAACAGGTAATTGTAAAAGTAAATGATCCTTGGGGATGGAATCGGACTGATACAGTTCAGATTTTTGTAAAAAACTGTGGAGCAGGAAACATAGAAGAGGTGTGGTATCCTAAAAAGGTGGAAATATATCCCAACCCTGCCACCAATGAATTACATGTGAAAATACGCTCGGTTATAGCCACCCCTGTTTCTATAACAATTTATGATATGCAGGGAAAATCTGTAAAACAAATTATTTCAAAACAAAGTGAAAATATGATAGATATTAGCGAATTGCAGCAAGGAGTTTATGGGGTAAAGGTAAATGGCAATGGGCTAATTTGTAATGAGAGATTTGTAAAAGTAGAATAA
- a CDS encoding T9SS type A sorting domain-containing protein, which translates to MRKVFFILVIMLLGEYSFSQQYLNKTFNIPNNAMHTILPTDSGYILGLHGGMGICLIDLQANIKWIKTYYDPTGTWASYTGGANPNALNSTNHNTFIAGGTMQNGGPTANKVFSVKYSSTFDTLFLKLLLQDTVTTNNYVNNSFVNNSGNYVFVGHSGNSALIIQTDTNSNFIDSSLILKGNEVSWFNAGLQMGNSYYLFGGTYCYAPVQITGFDRLDGWVVKTNLQGNELISAAFGNSLLQDGEINNCKIINGNKLAFVSNKSLEKLAISAWIKMVFKTGLTILNDDLTINKEIYFKPSEFIGDSMFFIDVTNLLLNNDSSFILFGTQGSININSTIGNKNGFAVKVNKKLQIKYFRKYLYLQSGIPQSLNVYLHCGSITNDNGYILGGMVSDLNLSSDKSWLIKTDSLGCDGFHSCDDTTLVCQILNAPDTVCKNDTSWLQVKFKGRSAPYFIYANNTLALDSVYYPYTLPLWIDTLVPYYPITTGLQQVIIKVNDPWGWNRTDTVQIFVKNCGAGNIEEAWYPKKVEIYPNPATNELHVKIRSVIATPVSITIYDMQGKVVKQITTKLNETVIDVSELESGVYGIRIYGNGLNCNERFVKL; encoded by the coding sequence TTGAGAAAAGTTTTTTTCATATTAGTTATTATGTTGTTGGGAGAGTATTCTTTCTCCCAACAATATTTAAATAAAACTTTTAATATTCCAAATAATGCAATGCATACCATTTTGCCTACAGACAGTGGGTATATATTAGGGCTTCACGGTGGTATGGGAATTTGCCTTATTGATTTACAAGCAAATATTAAATGGATTAAAACTTATTATGATCCAACTGGGACATGGGCATCATATACAGGAGGTGCTAACCCAAATGCTTTGAATAGTACAAATCATAATACTTTTATTGCAGGTGGTACTATGCAAAATGGGGGACCTACAGCTAATAAAGTATTTTCTGTAAAGTATTCGAGTACTTTTGATACATTATTTTTAAAGTTATTACTACAAGATACCGTTACTACAAACAATTATGTTAATAATTCATTTGTAAACAACAGCGGAAATTATGTGTTTGTAGGGCATTCAGGTAACAGTGCTTTAATAATACAAACGGATACAAATAGTAATTTTATAGATAGCAGCTTAATATTAAAAGGCAATGAAGTAAGCTGGTTTAATGCAGGTTTACAGATGGGAAATTCTTACTATTTATTTGGAGGAACTTATTGCTATGCTCCTGTACAAATAACTGGGTTTGACAGACTAGATGGCTGGGTAGTAAAAACTAATTTACAAGGAAATGAATTAATAAGTGCTGCATTTGGGAATTCACTTTTACAAGATGGAGAAATTAATAATTGCAAAATTATTAATGGTAATAAATTAGCATTTGTAAGTAATAAATCTCTTGAAAAGCTTGCAATTTCAGCTTGGATAAAAATGGTATTTAAGACAGGTTTAACAATATTAAATGATGATTTAACAATTAATAAAGAAATTTATTTTAAACCAAGCGAATTTATTGGCGATTCAATGTTTTTTATTGATGTAACTAATTTATTGTTAAATAATGATTCATCATTTATTTTGTTTGGTACACAAGGTTCAATAAACATTAACTCTACAATAGGCAATAAAAATGGTTTTGCTGTTAAAGTAAATAAAAAGCTACAAATTAAGTACTTTAGAAAGTATTTATATTTACAATCAGGAATACCACAGAGTTTAAATGTTTACTTACATTGTGGTAGTATTACAAACGATAATGGCTATATTTTGGGAGGAATGGTTTCTGATTTGAATTTATCTTCAGATAAATCTTGGCTTATAAAAACAGATAGCCTCGGTTGCGATGGCTTTCACAGTTGCGATGATACCACCCTCGTATGCCAGATATTAAATGCACCCGATACAGTTTGCAAGAATGATACTTCGTGGTTACAAGTAAAATTTAAAGGAAGAAGCGCACCGTATTTTATATATGCAAATAATACTCTTGCATTAGATTCTGTTTATTACCCTTATACCTTGCCTTTATGGATTGATACTCTTGTGCCATACTATCCAATAACAACAGGTTTGCAACAAGTGATAATAAAAGTAAATGATCCTTGGGGATGGAATCGGACTGATACAGTTCAGATTTTCGTAAAAAACTGTGGAGCAGGAAACATAGAAGAAGCATGGTATCCTAAAAAGGTGGAAATATATCCCAACCCTGCCACCAATGAGTTACATGTGAAAATACGCTCGGTTATAGCCACTCCGGTTTCTATAACAATTTATGATATGCAGGGAAAAGTAGTAAAACAAATAACAACAAAACTAAATGAAACAGTAATTGATGTTAGTGAATTAGAATCAGGGGTATATGGTATAAGGATATACGGTAATGGGTTAAATTGTAATGAAAGGTTTGTGAAGTTATAA
- a CDS encoding ribonuclease H-like domain-containing protein codes for MNSYKLAYFEEIFELKRSEKQYKSNIFKLAEDWRNPYKKQKVLKYNMEDVVNLVRLKNEIFGLFGINENYLEGVRM; via the coding sequence ATGAATTCATACAAGCTGGCATATTTTGAAGAAATATTCGAATTGAAGCGTTCAGAAAAGCAGTACAAGTCCAATATCTTTAAACTGGCTGAAGACTGGCGAAATCCATACAAAAAGCAGAAAGTGTTAAAATACAATATGGAGGACGTTGTTAACCTTGTTCGATTGAAAAATGAGATCTTCGGATTGTTTGGGATTAATGAGAACTATTTGGAGGGAGTGAGGATGTGA
- a CDS encoding response regulator transcription factor has translation METKIRIAIVDDHELLRKGLLLQLEEIKNIKIISEFENGQEFVDSLEKIEVDLVFMDIDMPVLNGIEATRQAIQKYSLLKVIALTRENDIESFQNMLDAGAQGFLLKNIKKDTLARAIDAVMKGNNYYSEEMLEILTRNFLNPKKDNQIILSNREKEILNLICQGLQSAEIGKKLFISHRTVDGHRANIMEKLEVKNTVGLILYAIKNNLVELD, from the coding sequence ATGGAAACAAAAATTAGAATAGCAATTGTTGATGATCACGAGCTTTTAAGAAAAGGGCTTTTGCTTCAGTTAGAAGAAATTAAAAATATTAAAATAATTTCTGAATTTGAAAATGGACAAGAGTTCGTTGATTCATTAGAAAAAATAGAGGTAGATTTGGTTTTTATGGATATTGACATGCCTGTTTTGAATGGAATTGAAGCTACTCGGCAAGCTATTCAAAAGTACTCTTTGTTAAAAGTTATTGCACTTACTCGAGAAAATGACATAGAGTCTTTTCAAAATATGTTAGATGCTGGTGCACAGGGCTTTCTTCTTAAAAATATAAAGAAAGACACCCTTGCAAGGGCTATTGATGCTGTAATGAAAGGGAATAATTACTATTCTGAAGAGATGTTAGAAATTCTTACCCGAAATTTCCTGAATCCTAAAAAAGATAATCAAATCATTTTATCGAATAGAGAAAAAGAAATTCTTAATTTAATTTGTCAGGGATTGCAAAGTGCCGAAATAGGGAAAAAGTTATTTATTAGCCATAGAACAGTTGATGGACACAGGGCGAATATTATGGAAAAACTCGAGGTTAAAAATACTGTAGGTCTAATTTTATATGCTATTAAAAATAATTTGGTTGAGTTAGATTGA
- a CDS encoding hybrid sensor histidine kinase/response regulator, with amino-acid sequence MKSEEDRRFNILIVDDNPENLKVLGNILRGAGYIIGFASDGKQALKILDQAGNYDLVLLDIEMPILNGIETCKEMRHNSKLKEVPVIFLTAYNDSDSIVNGFDAGAQDYVTKPFNSKELLARISTHLLLKQKTQEVKEYAEELKKINATKDKFMSIIAHDLRNPFDGLERVSEMLLKNLKTYDYQKTESLVATIFNASKQGSALLENLLEWSKSQTGKIAFKPTKLKLYEVIEKCMSNITATANNKNIKLINNISEHVLLIADQYMLETIMRNLITNAVKYTPDSGVVTISSINNDDNTQILVTDTGIGISEEISKKLFKLDKNCSMPGTANEKGTGLGLILCKEFVEYHSGDIWVEKANNVGSIFNFTISRDINNNK; translated from the coding sequence ATGAAATCAGAAGAAGATAGACGGTTTAATATTCTTATTGTTGACGACAATCCAGAGAATTTGAAGGTCTTGGGCAATATACTTAGAGGTGCCGGATATATTATTGGATTTGCATCTGATGGAAAACAGGCACTCAAGATTCTTGATCAAGCTGGCAATTACGACCTTGTATTGCTTGATATTGAGATGCCAATATTGAATGGCATAGAGACTTGTAAAGAGATGCGCCATAATTCCAAATTAAAAGAGGTTCCTGTAATTTTCTTAACAGCATATAATGATTCGGATAGTATTGTGAATGGATTTGATGCTGGTGCTCAGGATTATGTTACAAAGCCTTTTAATTCAAAAGAATTGTTGGCGAGAATAAGTACTCATCTGCTGTTAAAACAGAAAACTCAAGAGGTTAAGGAATATGCTGAAGAGCTTAAGAAAATTAATGCTACAAAGGATAAGTTTATGTCTATTATAGCTCATGACCTCAGAAATCCTTTTGATGGTTTGGAAAGGGTTTCTGAGATGTTGCTTAAAAACCTGAAAACATATGACTACCAAAAAACGGAGAGTTTAGTAGCAACTATATTTAATGCTTCTAAACAAGGTTCGGCATTGCTTGAAAATCTTTTGGAATGGTCAAAATCACAAACAGGTAAAATAGCTTTTAAGCCTACAAAACTTAAACTATATGAAGTGATTGAGAAATGTATGAGCAATATTACTGCAACCGCAAATAATAAAAACATTAAGCTTATTAATAACATTTCTGAGCATGTATTGCTTATTGCTGATCAATACATGCTGGAAACAATAATGCGTAATTTAATTACTAATGCTGTAAAATATACTCCTGATTCCGGTGTTGTAACAATAAGTTCGATTAATAATGATGACAATACGCAAATATTGGTTACAGATACTGGAATAGGCATTTCTGAGGAAATAAGTAAAAAACTGTTTAAACTGGATAAAAACTGTTCAATGCCCGGAACTGCTAATGAAAAGGGTACAGGTTTGGGTTTAATCTTATGTAAAGAATTTGTTGAATATCACAGTGGGGATATTTGGGTCGAAAAAGCAAATAATGTTGGTAGTATATTTAATTTTACTATTTCAAGAGATATAAACAACAATAAGTAA